In Thermus antranikianii DSM 12462, one DNA window encodes the following:
- a CDS encoding AMP-binding protein: protein MTEVYWERPWLRFYPPTTPKEVPLPVGSVSQQVEEAFLRFGGKTALVYYGRTYRYADLHEAIRRFAGGLKGLGLRPGDRVGLYLANSPQFAVAYLGILWAGGVVVPVSPLYTSHELRHQLLDSGARFLVVQDALLENAERAGVELEGKVVVSLWEALPSWQRLLVRRLPVPRGPGVYTFSDLLRANPLPAPEPRQGEDLAALPYTGGTTGLPKGVRITHHNLLAAHRMIQSFNPFGPGSTLLAFLPFYHIYGQVVLLLGGLLSGARLLVFSTPDPDWILEAMVRYRATHFFGVPSLYELLRDHPRTHWVDWKRLEVVLSGADTLHEATAEAFFQRTGREVAEGYGMTETSAASHVNPRERVKRGSFGIPLPCVQALVVDPDTLEPVPVGEVGELALAGPNVTQGYWQREEENAKSFFRERGLRFFRTGDLVRMDEEGYFHFYDRAKDMIKYKGRPVFPREIEEALRAHPLVKAAGVIGVPDPKVGAYPKAYVVLEPEARGKVTEEDLLSFLRERLAPYKLPREIEFRGELPKTDVGKVSRRELREEVEGGALGG from the coding sequence ATGACGGAGGTCTATTGGGAACGCCCTTGGCTTCGCTTCTACCCTCCCACCACGCCCAAAGAAGTTCCCCTTCCCGTAGGGAGCGTCAGCCAGCAGGTGGAGGAGGCCTTCCTGCGCTTCGGCGGGAAGACCGCCTTGGTCTACTACGGGCGCACCTACCGCTACGCCGACCTCCACGAGGCCATACGCCGCTTTGCCGGAGGGCTTAAGGGCCTAGGCCTTAGGCCGGGAGACCGGGTGGGCCTTTACCTGGCCAACAGTCCCCAGTTCGCCGTGGCCTACCTGGGCATCCTTTGGGCGGGGGGTGTGGTGGTGCCGGTAAGCCCCCTTTATACCTCCCACGAGCTCCGGCACCAGCTTTTAGACTCAGGCGCCCGCTTCCTCGTGGTCCAGGACGCCCTTCTGGAAAACGCCGAGCGGGCAGGGGTGGAGCTGGAGGGGAAGGTGGTGGTTTCCCTTTGGGAGGCCCTGCCCTCCTGGCAGAGGCTCCTGGTACGCCGCCTCCCCGTGCCCCGGGGCCCTGGAGTCTATACCTTCTCCGACCTCCTGCGGGCAAACCCCCTTCCTGCCCCAGAACCCCGACAGGGCGAGGACCTGGCCGCCCTCCCCTACACCGGGGGCACCACGGGTCTGCCCAAGGGGGTGCGGATTACCCACCACAACCTTCTCGCCGCCCACCGGATGATCCAGAGCTTCAACCCCTTCGGCCCAGGGAGCACCCTCCTAGCCTTTCTGCCCTTCTACCACATCTACGGCCAGGTGGTCCTCCTCCTTGGGGGGCTCCTTTCCGGGGCCCGGCTTTTGGTCTTTTCCACGCCCGACCCCGACTGGATCCTGGAGGCCATGGTGCGCTACCGGGCCACCCACTTCTTCGGCGTCCCTTCCCTGTACGAGCTCCTCCGGGACCACCCCAGGACCCACTGGGTGGATTGGAAGCGCCTCGAGGTGGTCCTAAGCGGGGCCGACACGCTGCACGAGGCCACGGCGGAGGCCTTTTTCCAGCGCACCGGCCGGGAGGTCGCCGAAGGCTACGGGATGACGGAAACCTCCGCCGCAAGCCACGTCAACCCCAGGGAACGGGTCAAGCGAGGGTCCTTTGGCATCCCCTTGCCCTGCGTCCAGGCCCTGGTGGTGGACCCCGACACCCTCGAGCCCGTCCCCGTGGGGGAGGTGGGGGAGCTTGCCCTTGCCGGCCCCAACGTCACCCAGGGTTACTGGCAACGGGAAGAGGAGAACGCCAAAAGCTTCTTCAGGGAACGCGGACTCCGCTTCTTCCGCACGGGAGACCTGGTGCGCATGGACGAGGAGGGGTACTTCCACTTCTACGACCGGGCCAAGGACATGATCAAGTACAAGGGCCGGCCCGTCTTCCCTCGGGAGATTGAAGAGGCTTTGCGGGCCCACCCCTTGGTAAAGGCGGCGGGAGTGATCGGGGTGCCGGACCCCAAGGTGGGGGCTTACCCCAAGGCCTACGTGGTCCTGGAACCCGAGGCTCGGGGCAAGGTGACGGAGGAGGACCTGCTCAGCTTCCTGAGGGAGCGCCTTGCCCCCTACAAGCTTCCCCGAGAGATAGAGTTCCGCGGGGAGCTTCCCAAAACCGACGTGGGCAAGGTCTCCCGCCGGGAGCTTAGGGAGGAGGTGGAGGGTGGCGCTCTTGGAGGCTAG